In one Alnus glutinosa chromosome 12, dhAlnGlut1.1, whole genome shotgun sequence genomic region, the following are encoded:
- the LOC133851314 gene encoding uncharacterized protein LOC133851314: MQCAYTSWGPISYPPKLKVSSSQSTFSISQTQTHFEKRPGEDSTDVQLPLPSHVKSITSTSNPFVKHCLKLRHSSSYRHSQGSALVVGATPIREIYGFQESLHGKTLGMDCLLLLDKAEVPEGIDDLSVRIVRVSSMVMKKLSGVQSIESIEAIALMRIPTSFFNLDDDQEKADCQRWFPSPHRILVLDGIQDPGNLGTLLRSALAFRWGGAFLLPGCCDPFNEKALRASRGASFQLPIVSGSWIHLEALINEFQMKALAGHPESTGESKAVSQLSQGLADSLVDFPLCLVLGSEGSGLSEKSRQVGELVSIPMAGEFESLNVSVAGGILMYMLSA; the protein is encoded by the exons ATGCAATGTGCGTACACGTCGTGGGGGccaatttcttatcctccaaaACTCAAAGTTTCAAGCTCACAGTCCACGTTTTCAATCTCTCAAACACAAACCCATTTTGAAAAGAGGCCAGGTGAGGATTCCACGGATGTGCAACTCCCTCTACCTTCTCATGTGAAATCCATTACCAGCACTTCAAACCCATTTGTGAAGCACTGCCTCAAGCTGCGCCACAGCTCTTCTTATCGCCACTCCCAAGGTTCAGCTCTCGTTGTGGGTGCTACTCCTATAAG GGAAATATACGGGTTTCAAGAGTCGTTGCACGGGAAAACTTTGGGAATGGATTGCTTACTGCTACTTGATAAAGCTGAGGTTCCTGAAGGGATAGATGATCTCTCTGTTCGTATTGTGCGTGTGAGCTCTATGGTGATGAAAAAACTTTCTGGCGTGCAATCAATTGAATCTATTGAAGCTATTGCCCTGATGAGAATTCCTACGAGTTTCTTCAATCTAGATGATGATCAAGAAAAGGCAGATTGTCAAAGATGGTTCCCATCCCCACATCGAATTCTAGTCCTCGATGGGATCCAG GACCCGGGAAACCTTGGTACGTTACTGAGATCAGCTTTGGCCTTTAGATGG GGTGGTGCTTTTCTTCTTCCTGGCTGTTGTGATCCATTTAATGAGAAAGCTCTTCGAGCTAGCCGGGGTGCCTCCTTTCAACTCCCTATAGTGTCTGGCAGTTGGATTCATCTTGAGGCCCTTATAAATGAATTTCAAATGAAGGCACTAGCTGGCCATCCAGAGAGTACAGGAGAATCAAAGGCAGTGTCTCAGCTTTCTCAAGGGCTAGCAGATTCTTTAGTAGATTTTCCATTGTGCTTGGTATTGGGTAGTGAAGGGAGTGGCCTGTCCGAGAAATCTCGACAGGTAGGTGAGCTTGTGAGCATTCCGATGGCCGGAGAGTTTGAGTCTCTGAATGTCTCAGTTGCAGGTGGGATTCTCATGTATATGCTTTCAGCTTAA